One Aegilops tauschii subsp. strangulata cultivar AL8/78 chromosome 2, Aet v6.0, whole genome shotgun sequence genomic window, gccgggaccacctgctcccgcctcctgctgctagcagctctgcttagcatgcttcgctatgaagcgctaccccactgttggccaggccatccctccagccctccacacctcctgttcttctccatcGACTGCCGagccacaccgcaccagaaccagttaaccctcgtacacctctccgtctgcgactctactcccgcatcttcccatctccggctcgttgttgtccggggcctcgccgtcgtccaccaccttggatgcgctcggcgcagagtggtcaacgaacgacatccatcggaagtagactgtgcgtggagaggcggacagctgggtccatggcctcacgcaaggaaatgcctccttattacgcgcaaaataatgattcctccacctgacagctgggacccaccggaaggccctctgtatttcgcgaaaaaacgttccccccgctgacaggtcggacccaccagctatatcttcgcacgcaaggaaatgcctccttattacgcacaaaaaaaatgaataccccctgctagctgggacccaccatagtgggaggttgacttgtgggcctactaagttgacggggatggagggctttgttaacttagtcaatatgaacgattctagctccagggaccgtacgatgtccatccaacggccctagtgcttcttcaacctctggtcttcttgctccagccgcccaaagcaccgtcggtcgtgccgcgtgctcctgcctcccttggccggctgtgatgccgcggaggcctcaccgccccctactactcccaccgctggcctggccatccctctactcacccacaccccctgttattctgcggcgacggcagcctcacaccgccgccgaagcagtgaacccttgtactcctctccgcgtgggcaaccactgccgcgtcttcctcggcttcgcgtcgtcctcttcctaggcctcgccgtcatccaccgccctagtgctctcggcgcggcgtggtcaacgtggtcaaggaacgacttccatcagaagagtactgtacatggagaggctgaaagctgggtccacggccgcagcaaggaagtgcctccttattacgcggaaaataatgattcctccacctgacagcggggacccaccggacgggtcaccgtatttcactaaaaaaacgtttccccctgactgctgggacccaccagctacatcttcgcacgaaaggaagtgcctgatagtcgggacccacctggtcgaagcgtacgtagcattgtcattctagtcgcgaacgtatacgtacatactagtcgatgtagaggcgtgcacgtgttgtagtagaggcgcgcacgtagcatgtacacgtacatgcagcggccagggtgcaagaaagaaaatacggccacgtacgtacatacgggcagggtctcgaacacctactcacgcatacgtacggccagggctcgtgtacatggctgggttgaaACAGAGAagctgcgtcgtcgtcgtgttcatggggaggcaaccggctgggtcgaaacagaatgcgtcgtcgtgttcatcgggagccaaccggcttggacggaatagccgatggaaacgaggcatggcgtaccgcagaacggaggaaacggccttgtgttcgaccatccatggtcgaaacgggatcctgctCATCGggggggtctggcgtaccgcaaaacggaggaaacgaacctcctacggtcgagacggggtcctgttgatcgggaggggtgtggcgtaccgcaaaacggagtaaacggacttgtgttggagcgctacggtcaaaacgggggtcatgttcatcgagaggggtgtggcgtaccgcaaaacgggactccagggggcactgttcatctccaccgtcgactgcctccacgggctactgttcatccaccgtcgacctcctccagcctccacccgtgactgttcatccacgggctcctgttcatccagcctccaccgcgcgctcctccaccggctactgttcaaccagccctctccacgggggcctgttcaaccacccctccacgggctactgttcatccagccctccaccggttactgttcaaccagccctccaccggctattgttcaaccagccctccacggggtcctgttcatccagccctccacggggtcctgttcatccaccggctcgatcaatcggggtactgttcatccagcggcaacgacctctactaccacggggtcctgttcatccaaccccttaccggaaactgttcatccaaaccccctcaacaatgctcactattcatcaagggaaggaggcagcagtgttcgatcgacttcagttagcagcagtagcgaaggaatcactcgggttcagttaacagcaagggatcgatcgatcgctcgggttcagtaacgcgtagcctgcagtgtagtcgctcgggttcagttagatcccaacgcctcgctcgggttcagttagatcgcaacgcctcgcacacacgtgcgtacgtacaatagaaacgcgcatcgctcggcccccgaccacccaccataaccgagaactcccccgatattttcctcgcccttgcttctaccacggttttctccgtcatggacggcccaaagaatgtcatgcagctgcgtctccggcccgcccaggacgaaaagcccatttcctgtcatgattttttgtcatagaagtaggagcccacctcatctatgatgataccgggttttgtcacaattatcgtcatagaagtgtcataagcatgacataaATTTTTTtagttcggcccaaaatgtcactgatgtgtctttttttgtagtgccgcTAGTGAATTGCTaatggttcggagatttatcagcgacttcttcctgaatcactacatcaatcccactggtgataatgaagatttcagcatgccttctcctgaaatattgagtaagagttagccgctaaacatatacgcatggatccattgttttccatttGATGAGGTCTTTGTATTttgtacactatgattaattatgtaatgcatatatatgtcgacaaatcattggaatttagctaccatgtgttcaattgcaattgttgcaaAATATGATGAACGTTCTTCCTATGGatactatttgttcaattgaatattgtggcgaatttgctttttgcatgccgattcaaatgggatatttttgttttaaacaggcaattgctccgcacgattgaactaaatgagtgtgtgcaatccacatcggaaagcatacatTAATCATAGCGGAATTGTCGATGATACACAACAGATCACACACGATTTGCAGCactactacgtgtgcgtaggggctccggaaccgtttgtgatgtCACATTATTGCACACGAGAGCTCGGAGTAAACTGTGCCCAATGTAAAATGCAATCTCAGTCGTAAATTTTTTAGGAAACGTGTTGGATCCCAAACGAAAATCACACGTCACTCTTGCCacaaccgtcggtgatacacaacaaatcacaaacgatctgcaacacttgtatgtgtgcaaaggggctcctgaaccatttgtgatagaacattatcgcacacggtaattgttgggaatcgtgtgcgatggagtcttgCATGGCAGCCGAGTTCTGCAGAAAACTCGTGTGGGATGGGGCACATATCGCACACAattcatatgttggcccgtgtgccttacatactgtttcccaaatGGTTCATTACGACACACCGTTtggtttcactgcgtcattagaaaTGTTTAATCACCGATCCCACatgtgcgaaagaatttagtgtgtgttACATCGCATTCGATTACATTTGGCAAGGCCTCTACATCATGGCTTGTGGGAAGgccccctatcgcagtcactcacttggcgatggttcaaaatgccgtcgcggaaaggggtaaaaaaccgtgTGTATAACACCTCACTGTACCAGTGACCAACACCACCAAGCAGCTAAGGGACACCCcaaaggaggaggagaaggaccCCAAGGCCTCGAGGAAGGAGAAGAAGCTAAAGAAGATGAAAACATCACCTCCCAGGCGACCCCGTCCGCACGCCCCCCTAGACCCCGTGCCCATGGGCTATCCAAAGAGCTTCTGTAGCTGAGATGCACGACCCCGTGCGCACAGCCTccagaccccgtgcgcacgggaccCCGTCGCTGtagcaccccgtgcgcacgggcgtGTATCATGCACAtgggacccccgtgcgcacgggcccaacttaccccgtgtgcacgggccTCCCAGGCTTCGGCCGTGGATGCCCTTTCTTGCCTCCCAAGTCGTGCCCTTCCTCCCATTAGCTATATATTTCGGGTCTAAGACATTTGTTAGGGTTAGCAAAGAGTATGTGAGACATTGATAGAGCTTTGCTCCTTCTACcactcctcttggagatcaagaccTCTTAGGAGAGGATCCCAAGTGGATTTCAAGACCTCCTCTTTGGAGAAGACTATCACCAAGACCTCACTTCCTTAGGAGTGGGAAGAACCTTACCTTTGTGCTTGTTTCCTTGGATTGTTCTTGTATAAGTGTGGATCTCATGTGTTTGCtattctagtggatgtgtgattgggtCTTTGTTTGAGTGAATTTCCTCTTTGTGTTCTTCTGTTCATCCCctttccccctccaagtgtgaaaaaaatctccatctagggttccaccctacaacaggTCTACTCCACTAGTTCCCTTTATCATGTGATAAACTTTAGAGGTGTGCAACCGGTTTCATACCATGTGTTTGGAAGCTTAGGGTTCCACCAAAAATTCATGTTTTCCTCTGGTTACTTGCTAATAACAAACAAATGACCATGGATAATCTCGGGAAGAGACAGATTATCAAACCACTTGAATGTGTTTTCTATTCTGAGCTTGAGTCTAGTTCACACTTATTTTTTGATTGTGTGGTAGCTAAGCAAATTTGGTCTTTTGTTAAAGATCAATTCGGTACCAAAGTTGGAGAGGACTTCGAATCAGTAGCTAGGTTCTAGATCTCCAATAACAAACACTCGGCTCTCAACATTGTTACTTCTGTTGTGAGTTGGTGCTTATGTAAATGTAGGAACTCTATTATTTTCAATAACACAATTTGGTTATCGATCAAGCAGGTCTTGAGATTGGTCTAGAGAACAGTCAAATCCTGGATTGTTCTGCCCCCAGAGCAGAGTGGGATGGGGCTGGAGGCCTTCTCAGATCAGCTGGCAAGTTTTGTCAGGCGCCCTTTTGATGCTTACAAGTGGCTAAACCTTGACAATACCCATGAATATGCCCCCTTGGTAGACCCATGGAGCAAACTCAAGATCTTTAATGATGGCTCCAGCTTCTCCTCGCCTTCCAAGAAGAGGGACATTGGCGTTGAGTCCACATCCAGCACCGTGTCGACGCTTGCGGTGTGTTGGTCCCCACATGCAACAGCCGCTCCGCTGATGAAGACTAGAAAGGCTTCCCAGGATCTGATCTACACCCAGTAGCTCTTACTCCATGTTATCTGCTCTGTTCAGAGCCTAAAAATGTTATGTTTAGCCGTGCCTGGCTCTTCTTTGTACTTTCCTTTTCGTTTGAACTGCTCCTCTCAGTGAGTTGATGTATGGATGACTTTTGGTTTCATTCAAGTAATGGAACCGGGGAGAAGCCTCGGTGTTCTTCTAAATGGCTTGCGGTGTCGTGTCTAGGCCTGGGGTCATGGCCCGCGTGTTGGCACAACACAACCCACTTGTAAACATGCCTAGCTGGCCGTGTCGTGCCTGGCCCATTAAGCATGGTCTGGGCCGTGCCAGCCCACTTTGCCAGGTCTAGTTGAGTATTACAGTTTGATTCCCAAAAAGGAAAAGTTGAGTATTACATTTTTAATACAGTAGAAAATTTGCCCTTCTAGAAGGAAAAAATGGTCTCCAGGAACCCTTATCGACCGCCAAACTCCACACAAACCCCTCTCGATCCCCGACATACCAACTAGGCAACCAAACTCAACGCGACTCTAAATCTCAGCTAGTAGTCTACTACCAAACTCAAGGCGGCCAAGTCAAGATGGAAATGGGCCGACCGGGACCTAGCCTCGTGGCCCCAAGGTCAATATATGAGGCCATGGGTCAGCCCATTTCATAAAAAAAAATATGGCCTCACTGACCCATTGGGTACATGAGGCCGATTCAAGATCAAGATGGGGAATCCATGTATCCAGTGTGCATGTGCTAAAAAATGTATTCAATGTGCATAATCTGGATAACGGAAAGGCCACTAGGATGGCAAGCTCGACAAGTTCGAGAGGATTGTAAGCTCGCCGACGACCGAGACGACGAACTAGAGGCTGGTTGTTTCTACATGCATGTACTAGTTCATGACTTCACGTAAGAATCGATCCACCTGGTTGTCAGCCTGCTTGTGTACAAGGGCGTCTCTGACCGAATTGGTCAACTTCGTACATCATCATCATATATGTTCTTGTGTATATGGCCGAGTTTGTGTACAGGGGCGTCTACGGTAGGGACAGCCAACAACAACTAAGGCATAGGGAATCAACTGGGTCGACCCATGTGACCCATCGGGTCGCACAATGCTGACTCCATTGACCCGTATATCATTTAAGGCCGACCCGCTTGGCCCATTGCCTCGACTTTTTGGGCCGGGTCAGCGACCCAACGGGCCGACCCGGCCCATTCCCATCTTGACGGCCAAGCTCCCCCTTCGGCTGCCGCCGTGCCGTCACCCCAAACGCCTCGATCCTGCCCCCCACCTCCGCACTCCTTGCCCCAACACCCCCGACTCTCGCGCGCGTGGCCGACATCGCCGTTCCTGCTGTCTCCACCCCGTCCGCAGTCTTTGGCCATCGGGGTTTGAGGTACGAGCTTGTTTTCATCCGTTGATTAGTTAAATCCCACTGTAGCCTCCACAGTTTCTTGGTTTGCCGGTGCACGCCCGCGCACCAGCTAATCTAGATCCGCTCTGACCTAGGATTAAATAGTAGCGTACTGAATAATGTACAGTTATTTGCTTCTTCTTTTTCCTGTTTGGTTTGTGCACTAGTACTCTAGTAGTTTGGCGCGATTGTTGCACGCTCATTTGCAAATGTTATTTGTTTTTTGGTTCCCAGCTCTAGCTGATCATGAAACAAAATGCTTTTTTTCCAGTCCTAGACAAAGAAGAATCCCCTAGAGAGAGCTGTTGTTCTGCGCGAGTAGCAGATGGCGAGGTTAAAGCCGAAACAGTTGCTAATTCAAAGCAAGACGAAGAAGGGTCCATCACGAATCAGTTATTCTAGCATCATCACCTGGAAACTGATCGTCGTCTTGGTTGTGCTATCTCTCTATGCAACTTACAGGCATTGGCATCACAGGTTGGTCTTAGGTGCCCCTTTTAAGAAATAACTTTATTGCAGTATACTTGTAGTCTTAGGTGTCCCAAAGCACACTTACGCCCATTCAAATAACTCATGGACTTTTTTGCTTTGGTTGTTCGCTAATTTCTTTCATGTCCCTCTGTTGATAAGCTCTAATGCTTCACAGGCCGGCCTTCGAGGCTGAAATGGATCTTCCTCGGGCTGAGGTACACTAAACAATCTAGGGCATGATAGACATGCTCTTGTTGAATCTCCAAGTGGTTTCTCTGTTATGCTAATAATAACATGTCATCAATCACGACCATGCTATCACTATAATTTCTGTATCACTCTGCTCTTCTTGTCTTATTGAATCTCTTAAGTAGTTTTTTCTTTTTATCAATATAGCATAACATCAGTCACGGGCATGGTATCTCCATATTTTTCCAATTCATTTCCTAACTTTTAATCCCTTTCCTTTTGATAATAGTTACTGTtggtttttttttctttgttaTGTATATCTCCATATTTTTCCGGGGAAGGGGAGCCTTGGCGCAGCGGTAAAGCTGTTGCCTTGTGACTGTGAGGTCACGGGTTAAGTCCTGGAAACAGCCTCTTGCAGAAATGTAGGGAAAGGCTGCGTACAGTAGACCCAAAGTGGTTGGACCCTTCCCCGGaccctgcgcaagcgggagctaTGCGCACCGGGCTGcttttttgtgtgtgtgtatATCGCATTCTACTAGCTGAATGCCTATCCAATATtcagtcccaaacaagttgggttAGGCTAGAGTTGAAACACATAAGATATTAAGATCTCAAAACCAAGTCAAGGTTTTGGCATGTGGATAGCTAACTTTCATGCACCCTTATCCATGGCTAGTTCTTTGGTCATATTCCAGCCCTTCAGATCTCTCTTTatggactcctcccatgtcaagttTGGTCTACCCTGGCCTGCGTTGTATATGATCAACAGACCAAACCATCCGACTAACGTTGAGTAGCACCACATCATCcccaaagagcatacaccattgGATATCTCCTTGTGTATCGTCTGCGACCTCATCCATCATCAAaccaaaaagataagggctcaaaggtGACCCTTGGTGCAGTCCTATTTTTAATTGGAAAGTCATCAATGttgacatcacttgttcgaacacttgtcacaacattatcgtacatgtccttgatgatgGTAATGTACTTTGTCGGGGCTCCGTGTTTCTCCAAGGCACATCACATGACATTCTGTGGTATCTTATCGTAGGCCTTCTCCAAgacaatgaacaccatatgcaggtccttcttttgctcccttTATCTCTACATAAGTTctcgtaccaagaaaatggctttcatggtcgacctcccaggcatgaaaccaaactgtTTTTTGGTcatgcttgtcattcttcttaagcagTGCTAAATGACactctcccatagcttcattgtaaTCAAACAATACTGTGGGTGAACTGAATCATATTGCGCGTTATAAAACTGCAAAACAAATGAAATGGAGCCTTCTAAAGAGAATGGAAGTGCCATATCTCTATATGGTTCACTGTGTGTACTTTTACATCAGAACATGATTAAGTTGTCTCTATTTTTCTTTCAAGAAGCATTTGAAAATTGTTAGCTTCTTTGGATAGTAGTAACGTAATGTTTAATTCGGAATATGAATTATAGTTCCCACAGTTGAATGAAATTGTACATCTCAAGGAATAAACCTTATGAGTAAAAGAATCACACATTTGGTAGCATGTTGAAGTGACTATTTACGTTCTTTGCATTTGGTTCTCCTAACTTATAGTAGAAATTATGATATATCTTCTGTGTAAAGAATGGGCATAAGAAACCTTTTGTTTCTTGTCCTAAATTTTCTGTCATCTAGTTCATTTTCACATTAAAAtgcagaaaaataaaaaaataaaatcaaaCTGATTTGTATCCTTATAAACTGCTTTTAGAATTATTATTTGTTCTGATGTGAATGCCCCTGTGTGCTTCCTTATTATGAATTTAAGGTATAGTAGATATCAAACTCTGAATTATGTCCTTTTAAGCTGCTTTCGGAATTACCATATTCTCTTATGTGCATGCCCTTGCTTTCTTACTTATTGTCAATTTAAGTGATATTAGACATCAAGCTACTGCTTATTTTCTTTTGTGTATTTCCATCCTGACTTGAAGAATGTAGAAAGATCTGAGGATTCAACAAAAATAAGTACCCCAAGCTACGTGGTAAGTTCTTTGATAACTGACGTTGTTTCCAGTCAATTTGGTTAGATTTGTGGGCTTTTTATTATGTGTATAACTATATATCGGATTGATGTAGAATATATGTTTATATCTTGCTGTGGTTGTGTTGCTACTGACAGCTAAACCATGTTAATACTTGCAAAGAAAATTGAAGCATAATATGATGATCAGCTTAAAGTAGAGCATGTTGGCATGCTTTCAAATTCCATATGTGCTTTTCAGTGAGCACACTATTTTAATTCAATTTCGAACATGATGATTTCGATTTGCCAACTCCAGTATGCAGCGTATTTTTTCTCTTTAAGAGATGCATATAGTAGGTGGGCCACATATTTAATTAGACACCTGAATACCTGATCCATACGtaccaaaagaaaaaaaagaccGAGACAGCCCATCAGGCTCTTTTAGAGATAAAAACCTAATCTGTTGGGTTCACGCCCAGGCATCCTAGTCCTTGCGGTCCCTGCCACCACACATGCACACATCTTCTACCTTGCTGCTGCAGGCACATAATCTTTCATCTGTTCTCCTGCGCTACCTCACCTCCTCTTTAATACACATCCACCTCCCTTCCTGCTCTGTCCCGTGGTGCTCGTGCATCTGGTGGATGAAAGAGAGGAGCCTTCCCCAGGTATGTATCAGCGCTGTACAGGAGGAGCTGTGATGACCAGCGGCCATGTCACCGCAGCCATCATCACCCAGATAGCCCTGGGTTCCAGAGGAGAGCTGGGCGGTGCCTGTAATATGTGCCGCAGCGATCACATTTTTGGGTTCACTTGTGATCCACGTATCGGGAGTGAACTTCCATCAATCCATACCGATCTCAAAGCCCTATCTAGACTGATCGATCTAGATCGGGGTTCGAAGCCCATTCCAACGAATCCGGTAACTATGGTTGCTGTAGTTACAGTTCTGAAGACATGAAATGTATCAGCAAATGTGGTTGACATTTGATAGTGAAATACTGAAATATCCTGTACACAGTGCTTGTAAGTAGTTCTAAACTTGCTCACACAATGTTTATATTTTATCTTGGAATCCTGTGCTGTCTAGATGTTTATTTGGTACCCTGATCCACTTATTATTTGCCATAGAATTAGCGCAAGAAGCAGTATATGCTATCGCATGCTGGTAGAAGTTCACATCATAAAACCTGGCAACATAAATTCTGAACTAATCCATACATTCTGCACATGGTGAAGTGGTTTAATCAAATATGTAATCACCCTTTGTATTGCATAAAGCATCTGTGACGTGCAGAGAATATAATGCTGCTGTTTTCTTGTTGTCAGATAATGGACACTTTGAAAGGCTCAATTACCATAGAAATATCCAAAGATGCTTCTGCTGGTGTTGTGGACAGATTTATCAACTTATGGTGAGCATTCGAATTACTTACTGTGACTAGACTATGTGATTTACATAGTATTACATGCAATGGTGAGGACACTTAGTGTATAATTTATTCATTTAACAAAAGGAGATGCACTTCTATGGTTCAACCTTCAGTGCAACTCTTCTATTTGTGAGATACCGTTGTATACCCTGTTCCTTCTCTTTGCAAAGATGCTTCTCTGTCTATGACCCTTCCCCTGGGGTGTGGCTGTCTCCATGGCGCCACCACAATATTTTGCTCCAGGGCCAACTACAACAGCATGTTGACTATGTGGATTAAAATCCTTGTGAAATTTATATCTAGTTACCTGACGAACTGAAATTTCTACCACAAACTCCTTTATTTTTGTGTCCTAAGAAGACTGCATTTAACTTAATGCAATTAATTCACAATTAATGAGCTCATTTGCACCATTAGTTAGTAAATATAGATGTTTCATTTTCAATATGTCCATCCTTTTGAACAAAGAAAGATAGCTTTGTTCTTAAGTAATAAAAATATATTGTTTGTGATGTATAACTGTACTGTCATGGGACTGTAAGTACTAAACATGCCGCAGTGAGTTCTTAGTGCAAAAATATTGCTATCATGGTTGAATACTAGATTATCTAGTAGAACTTTGCCAGCATTGAATCAGTTAATGGGAGGAAAGTACTTTACAGTTTACACCGTCGCAAGAGAGAGATAGTGCTGCTAAGAATTCTTCAAGATGAACAATCCATTGTTTACTTATTTATCATCTGATATTTCTTCTATGGCACAGCAAGAGTGATTATTTTAAAGGAATGCCATTTCGTCATGTCATAAAAAACTCGGTAATCCATGGTGGTGATTTTGATTTGAATGGAGCTGCCCATGAATGGATACTGAAAGCCAAAGCCAGTGGAGAAAATGCTCTCAGGTTTTACTCCTGAATAGTGCAATTATTGAATTCCCTTTGCACCCATTGTGATGGCAGACCTGATTTTGTTCTCAAAACCGTACTGGATTTACATGATTTTTGCAGTCCAAAGCATGAGGCCTTCATGATTGGGACTACAAGGAGTCCTAATAGTAAAGGATTTGATCTATTTATCACGACTGCTCCAATTCCTGACTTGAATGACAAGATCGTTTTGTTTGGCAGAGTTATTAAGGGAGAAGATATTGTTCAGGTATTTTATCTGGACTAGAGATGATACCCCGCGTGTTGCTGCAGGAATTGGATGCAGCTATTTCTATGAGAATTGGCAATATGAATAGTATTTGGATTAGCAATGTGAGATTGATACTAAagtatatactccctccgatccgaGTTAATTGACGCAGCCTCTATACAATGTCCCGTTTACATTGTATAGAGGCTGCCTAAATTAATTCagatcggagggagtataatttATTATATTTGATTATTATATAGTTgtaaaatatttattgaatatGAGTAGCATACATGGTGCATATTAAGTTGTGTCTT contains:
- the LOC109768289 gene encoding peptidyl-prolyl cis-trans isomerase CYP21-4 isoform X2, with the protein product MARLKPKQLLIQSKTKKGPSRISYSSIITWKLIVVLVVLSLYATYRHWHHRPAFEAEMDLPRAEIMDTLKGSITIEISKDASAGVVDRFINLCKSDYFKGMPFRHVIKNSVIHGGDFDLNGAAHEWILKAKASGENALSPKHEAFMIGTTRSPNSKGFDLFITTAPIPDLNDKIVLFGRVIKGEDIVQEIEEIDTDEHYQPKTPIGIINISLIQEL
- the LOC109768289 gene encoding peptidyl-prolyl cis-trans isomerase CYP21-4 isoform X1, which gives rise to MARLKPKQLLIQSKTKKGPSRISYSSIITWKLIVVLVVLSLYATYRHWHHRPAFEAEMDLPRAENVERSEDSTKISTPSYVIMDTLKGSITIEISKDASAGVVDRFINLCKSDYFKGMPFRHVIKNSVIHGGDFDLNGAAHEWILKAKASGENALSPKHEAFMIGTTRSPNSKGFDLFITTAPIPDLNDKIVLFGRVIKGEDIVQEIEEIDTDEHYQPKTPIGIINISLIQEL